A genomic region of Vitreimonas flagellata contains the following coding sequences:
- a CDS encoding ArdC family protein produces MTKSNALKTSTPQRSAHDALTHVTAEITRLLEKGVMPWRAPWDRNRALAATPGLPLRCNGEPYRGANVPLLWAAQIARGHAKRTWLTYRQALALGGQVRKGEKACPVVYYGQATAKHGSGDYAETSAGNGETRRYRFLKLFHVFNVEQIDKLPTGFGAEIAPKAPPQTVLDAWIARSGAKVRVGGAMAYYSPATDTIHMPPLEAFVSAEQETATRLHELIHFTGHPSRLNRLQDYAVDPRARSREELTAEIGSAMLGAMIGLPPDHLEDHAAYCASWLNVIRDEPRAFLSAGAKAQAAIDWLTAKAGPPEDVPSLSDPARSP; encoded by the coding sequence ATGACCAAGTCGAACGCTCTCAAGACGTCCACGCCGCAACGATCGGCGCACGACGCCCTCACTCACGTCACAGCCGAAATCACACGACTGCTGGAGAAAGGCGTGATGCCCTGGCGCGCGCCGTGGGATCGCAATCGCGCTCTGGCCGCCACGCCTGGGCTGCCGCTGCGATGCAATGGCGAACCTTATCGAGGCGCCAACGTGCCGCTGCTCTGGGCAGCACAAATCGCGCGTGGCCATGCCAAGCGCACTTGGCTGACCTATCGCCAGGCGCTCGCACTTGGTGGTCAGGTCCGCAAGGGCGAGAAAGCCTGCCCTGTGGTCTATTATGGCCAGGCGACGGCCAAGCATGGCTCGGGCGATTATGCGGAAACCAGCGCCGGCAACGGCGAGACCCGCCGCTACCGCTTTCTCAAGCTCTTTCATGTTTTCAACGTGGAGCAGATCGACAAACTTCCGACCGGCTTCGGCGCCGAGATCGCGCCCAAGGCGCCTCCGCAAACGGTGCTCGATGCTTGGATTGCGCGCTCAGGCGCGAAGGTTCGAGTCGGCGGCGCCATGGCCTATTATTCGCCAGCGACCGATACGATCCACATGCCGCCACTTGAAGCCTTCGTCAGTGCTGAACAGGAGACGGCAACAAGGCTCCACGAACTCATCCACTTCACCGGCCACCCCTCCCGCCTCAATCGGCTGCAGGATTATGCCGTTGATCCGCGCGCGAGGAGTCGTGAGGAACTCACGGCCGAAATTGGCAGCGCCATGCTGGGGGCGATGATCGGCTTGCCGCCGGACCATCTGGAAGATCACGCCGCCTATTGCGCGAGCTGGCTCAATGTCATCCGCGATGAACCGCGCGCTTTCTTGTCCGCGGGCGCCAAAGCGCAGGCGGCTATCGATTGGCTCACAGCCAAGGCCGGCCCCCCAGAAGACGTGCCGAGCTTGTCGGACCCCGCGAGATCGCCATAA
- a CDS encoding VirB3 family type IV secretion system protein, translating into MLEEPEGYRTPLRTSLTRPILMGGVPRAFAILNATIGAAIGFGLQQPFIGLPLWALLQGAAAWAAARDPWFLETWPRHLAKPLFFEA; encoded by the coding sequence ATGCTCGAAGAGCCAGAAGGATATCGCACGCCTTTGCGTACCTCGCTCACGCGCCCGATCCTGATGGGCGGCGTGCCGCGCGCCTTCGCAATTCTCAACGCCACGATCGGCGCTGCGATCGGCTTTGGCCTGCAGCAGCCTTTCATCGGCTTGCCACTCTGGGCGCTGTTGCAGGGTGCTGCCGCCTGGGCCGCGGCGCGCGATCCCTGGTTTCTGGAAACCTGGCCGCGTCACCTGGCCAAGCCACTCTTCTTCGAAGCGTGA
- a CDS encoding helix-turn-helix domain-containing protein, with translation MVTPLQLRLARIAIGWSAADLAAASKVSESTIRRFETGNGEMYENNMERLRAVLERKGIIFLGSGDTTDGGPGIRLKKKS, from the coding sequence ATGGTCACGCCGCTGCAATTGAGGCTCGCGCGCATCGCCATCGGCTGGAGTGCTGCGGATCTGGCAGCCGCGTCCAAGGTCAGTGAATCCACCATTCGCCGCTTTGAGACCGGCAATGGCGAAATGTACGAAAACAATATGGAGCGCCTGCGCGCCGTACTTGAGCGCAAAGGCATCATCTTCTTGGGCTCAGGCGACACCACCGATGGCGGCCCCGGCATCAGGCTGAAGAAGAAGAGCTGA
- a CDS encoding single-stranded DNA-binding protein, with amino-acid sequence MFCFTANGRIGSINQYKNNTVSISLAADRLVEGRDGQFTATEWIRCVSFDADLNKRLLTDLDKGQSVTLQGRLVPRVRDKTADKKVYETTLEITGFQRGEKPKAQSARAPAEA; translated from the coding sequence ATGTTCTGCTTCACCGCCAACGGCCGTATCGGCTCGATCAACCAATACAAGAACAACACCGTCTCGATCTCTCTCGCCGCCGATCGGCTCGTCGAAGGCCGCGATGGCCAATTCACCGCCACTGAATGGATCCGCTGCGTGTCATTCGACGCTGACCTCAACAAGCGTCTGCTGACCGACCTCGACAAAGGGCAGAGCGTGACCCTCCAAGGCCGCCTCGTTCCGCGCGTGCGCGACAAGACCGCCGACAAGAAAGTCTACGAGACCACGCTCGAGATCACGGGCTTCCAACGCGGCGAAAAGCCGAAGGCTCAGTCCGCGCGAGCCCCCGCCGAAGCTTAA
- the trbB gene encoding P-type conjugative transfer ATPase TrbB — protein MTHAHAIVQARRRSSLARALGPAIAEALAAADVVEAMVNVDGKLWLDRVGSGLECTAHTLSVSDRETAIRILAHEAGEMVGEARPALAAILPESAARVQALLPPLVEAPILAIRKRPTRIYCLSDYVDDGVATARQADVLAEAVKARANIVVAGGTGSGKTTLLNALLAETAFRDARIIILEDTAELQCNAANCLQLLTKRTSPTIGMRDLVQMSLRLRPDRIVVGEVRDGAALEVLKAWNTGHPGGLLTLHANSAHDALTRLEDLTLEQSAHAPRRLIASAVDLVVFITRTETGRAIADIAHVRGLSGDAYDIQSIEGTKP, from the coding sequence ATGACCCACGCGCACGCCATCGTCCAAGCCCGGCGCCGCTCTTCGCTGGCGCGTGCTCTGGGGCCTGCGATCGCCGAGGCTTTGGCGGCCGCCGATGTGGTGGAGGCAATGGTCAATGTCGATGGAAAACTCTGGCTCGATCGCGTCGGTTCTGGGTTGGAGTGCACCGCGCACACGCTCTCGGTCTCGGATCGCGAGACGGCGATCCGCATTTTGGCGCACGAGGCCGGTGAAATGGTCGGCGAGGCGCGCCCCGCGCTTGCGGCCATTCTCCCAGAATCCGCGGCGCGGGTGCAGGCCCTGCTGCCGCCGCTGGTCGAGGCGCCGATCCTCGCCATCCGCAAACGCCCAACCCGCATTTATTGCTTGAGCGATTATGTGGACGATGGCGTTGCCACCGCCCGCCAAGCTGACGTGCTCGCCGAAGCCGTGAAGGCGCGCGCCAACATTGTCGTCGCCGGCGGTACGGGGTCGGGCAAGACCACCTTGCTCAATGCGCTCTTAGCCGAAACGGCCTTCCGCGACGCGCGGATCATCATCTTGGAAGACACAGCCGAGCTTCAATGCAATGCGGCCAATTGCCTGCAGCTGCTGACCAAGCGCACGAGCCCGACGATCGGCATGCGCGATCTGGTGCAGATGAGTCTGCGTCTCAGGCCCGATCGGATCGTTGTCGGCGAAGTGCGCGATGGCGCAGCGCTTGAGGTACTCAAGGCCTGGAACACGGGCCATCCCGGTGGGCTGCTGACGCTCCACGCCAATTCCGCCCACGACGCGCTGACGCGACTGGAAGATCTGACGCTTGAGCAATCGGCGCATGCGCCCCGACGTCTGATCGCGAGCGCAGTCGATCTCGTCGTCTTCATCACGCGCACCGAAACCGGCCGCGCCATTGCCGACATCGCGCATGTGCGCGGCCTAAGCGGCGATGCCTACGACATCCAATCCATCGAGGGGACAAAGCCATGA
- a CDS encoding TrbC/VirB2 family protein — protein sequence MRTASHMILRALSRSSVCVIVLLALIGPAHASGSGMPWEGPLEQIVDSITGPVARAAAVIAIVIAGVTIIFSEGGGGVRKLAFVGLGVAVMFAAVSFFLDFFGFAGGAVL from the coding sequence ATGAGAACGGCAAGCCATATGATTTTGCGTGCTCTGTCGCGCAGCAGCGTCTGCGTGATTGTGTTGTTGGCTTTGATTGGGCCTGCGCACGCGTCCGGCTCCGGCATGCCGTGGGAAGGCCCGCTCGAACAGATCGTCGATTCCATCACCGGGCCTGTGGCGCGGGCGGCGGCGGTCATCGCCATCGTCATCGCCGGCGTCACCATCATTTTCTCCGAGGGCGGCGGCGGGGTGAGGAAGCTCGCCTTCGTCGGCTTGGGCGTCGCTGTGATGTTCGCGGCGGTTTCGTTCTTTCTCGATTTCTTCGGCTTTGCCGGGGGCGCGGTTCTTTGA
- a CDS encoding type IV secretory system conjugative DNA transfer family protein — MAMQFTTKQVVQMSLFMLCVGVLGSVGATQTLAHIFRYQPALGDAFTLGGGRIYAPWAWLQWERAWGADYPRPFAIARLMGGAGLVLAFVAPALTLRRAHALRPFGEAAWASFADIEAAGLFAKGGTILGKIDGEIIAFDGPEHQLLIGASRSGKGRGQVVPTLLAWNASALVLDIKGELDHGDPRHGFPGTSGLRARLGPVLRFAPTDPNSNCFNPLFEVRRGLNEIRDIQNIVEALVHPQGETRGAELFWNNKGKEIITGIIVHVLYSEPVAQKTLARVREKLRDLDATAEEMRTSLHRFNPETGLAEVHPEVLHAAQSYLASEERLRSGIKATAESFFGMFADPVVADKTARSDFRIGDLMCLDQPVTLYLQPPPSDAPRLMPLMRLFINIAARALMEDQTRDGMGREKKHRLLMLLDEFPQLGRLDFFEKMMGAMAGYGVKIYLVCQSLNHIISAYGRDNVILDNAHIVTAFSASDPETAKRIADMAGEVWEVRPHESEQRPRAVLGARKGTITYREERRPLLLPANVRALARDEELIFVAGAKPIRAKKLRFDQERLFAKRLRPPAPKAERLTAAHDWEDIRLLGRLPPTAKPRAKAKIEHRAVLTPAAQPTAQSDLFKQDEDAESAPTSPTISQLVLAGLRSPQATDPKTQDSEPPKRSRATGV, encoded by the coding sequence ATGGCGATGCAATTCACCACCAAGCAAGTCGTGCAGATGTCTCTCTTCATGCTGTGTGTGGGCGTGCTGGGCTCAGTGGGCGCAACACAAACGCTCGCGCACATCTTTCGCTATCAGCCAGCCCTTGGCGATGCGTTCACTTTAGGCGGCGGGCGGATCTACGCGCCTTGGGCGTGGCTTCAGTGGGAACGCGCATGGGGTGCAGATTATCCGCGTCCCTTTGCAATCGCACGGCTCATGGGCGGAGCGGGGCTTGTCTTGGCGTTTGTGGCGCCAGCGCTGACGCTTCGACGCGCGCATGCGCTGCGTCCCTTTGGCGAGGCTGCGTGGGCGAGCTTCGCTGACATTGAAGCTGCTGGGCTCTTTGCCAAGGGCGGCACGATCCTCGGTAAGATCGACGGCGAGATCATCGCCTTCGATGGTCCAGAGCATCAGCTGCTCATCGGCGCCTCGCGTTCGGGCAAGGGCAGGGGCCAAGTGGTCCCGACCTTGCTCGCCTGGAACGCATCGGCCCTGGTGCTCGATATCAAGGGCGAACTCGATCATGGCGATCCGCGCCATGGCTTTCCGGGCACTTCGGGGTTGCGCGCACGACTAGGTCCGGTGCTGCGCTTTGCGCCCACCGATCCAAACTCCAATTGCTTCAATCCATTGTTTGAAGTGCGGCGCGGATTGAATGAGATCCGCGACATCCAGAATATTGTTGAAGCCCTGGTGCATCCTCAAGGAGAGACACGCGGCGCCGAGCTCTTCTGGAACAACAAAGGCAAGGAGATCATCACCGGCATCATCGTGCACGTGCTCTATAGCGAGCCGGTTGCGCAGAAGACTTTGGCGCGGGTGCGCGAAAAGCTGCGTGACCTCGACGCCACCGCCGAAGAGATGCGCACGAGTCTGCATCGTTTCAATCCGGAGACGGGCCTGGCCGAAGTGCATCCCGAGGTGCTGCACGCGGCCCAATCCTATCTCGCCAGCGAAGAGCGGCTGCGTTCAGGCATCAAGGCGACGGCGGAATCCTTTTTCGGCATGTTCGCCGATCCTGTGGTGGCCGACAAAACCGCGCGCTCTGATTTCCGTATTGGCGATCTGATGTGTCTCGATCAGCCGGTCACGCTCTACCTGCAGCCGCCGCCTTCGGATGCGCCGCGTCTGATGCCGCTGATGCGGCTCTTCATCAATATCGCCGCGCGCGCCTTGATGGAGGATCAAACCCGCGATGGTATGGGGCGGGAGAAGAAGCATCGGCTGCTGATGCTGCTCGATGAATTTCCTCAACTCGGCCGGCTCGACTTCTTTGAGAAGATGATGGGCGCGATGGCGGGCTACGGGGTGAAAATCTACCTCGTCTGCCAATCGCTCAATCACATCATCAGCGCCTATGGCCGCGACAATGTCATCCTCGATAACGCCCATATCGTCACGGCGTTCTCGGCATCGGATCCCGAAACGGCCAAGCGCATCGCCGACATGGCGGGCGAAGTATGGGAAGTGCGCCCGCACGAAAGTGAACAGCGCCCGCGCGCCGTGCTGGGCGCACGCAAGGGCACGATCACCTACCGCGAAGAGCGTCGGCCTTTGTTGTTGCCGGCCAATGTGCGGGCCTTGGCGCGCGATGAAGAACTCATCTTCGTCGCCGGCGCCAAGCCCATCCGCGCCAAGAAGCTGCGCTTTGATCAGGAGCGTCTCTTTGCCAAGCGTCTGCGCCCGCCAGCGCCGAAGGCGGAGAGACTGACGGCGGCGCATGACTGGGAAGACATCCGCCTATTGGGGCGACTTCCACCCACAGCCAAGCCGCGTGCAAAGGCCAAGATCGAGCACCGCGCAGTGCTGACGCCTGCGGCGCAGCCGACCGCCCAATCGGATTTGTTCAAGCAAGATGAGGACGCCGAGTCGGCGCCGACATCGCCGACGATTTCCCAACTGGTGCTGGCTGGCCTGCGTTCGCCGCAGGCGACAGACCCCAAGACGCAAGACAGCGAGCCGCCCAAGCGCTCGCGCGCGACAGGAGTGTAA
- a CDS encoding helix-turn-helix transcriptional regulator yields MQSAPLIDDAVLDFAQACEAAASLPELERVWDARMRALGFAYAALGGHADPLHPDRATYVFCNYPREWVSHYSTQRYFLIDPVYRAVETGASDFLWHDPDFYQGLPWRQRRILAEARECGLRFGRTHALAPTLFLAASSSLVTDCVDVDPAAYATAKLANVITHHRAALLCAPPLAPTPKLSIRERQCLQLSARGRTDGEIARDLGISVATVRRHIESVRLRFRVSSRVQAAVRAVLSGQIEP; encoded by the coding sequence ATGCAGTCCGCGCCTTTGATCGACGACGCCGTGCTGGATTTCGCACAAGCCTGCGAAGCCGCAGCCTCATTGCCAGAACTCGAACGCGTCTGGGACGCCCGGATGCGCGCGCTCGGCTTTGCTTACGCGGCCCTCGGCGGGCACGCCGATCCGCTGCATCCTGATCGGGCGACCTATGTCTTCTGCAATTATCCGAGAGAATGGGTCAGCCATTATTCGACCCAACGCTATTTCTTGATCGACCCCGTCTATCGGGCCGTCGAAACCGGCGCGTCGGACTTTCTCTGGCATGATCCGGACTTCTATCAGGGCCTGCCCTGGCGCCAGCGCCGCATCCTCGCGGAAGCGCGTGAGTGCGGGCTTCGCTTTGGTCGCACGCATGCACTGGCGCCAACGCTCTTTCTCGCCGCCTCTTCGTCGCTGGTCACAGATTGTGTGGATGTCGATCCGGCCGCGTACGCCACGGCCAAACTCGCCAATGTCATCACCCACCATCGTGCAGCCCTTCTGTGCGCGCCGCCGCTTGCCCCCACGCCGAAACTGTCGATCCGCGAGCGCCAATGTCTGCAATTGAGCGCGCGCGGCCGCACCGATGGTGAAATCGCGCGCGACCTCGGCATCTCGGTCGCCACCGTCCGCCGGCATATCGAGTCCGTCAGACTTCGCTTCCGCGTCTCCAGCAGAGTGCAAGCAGCCGTCAGAGCGGTGCTGAGCGGGCAGATTGAGCCCTAG
- a CDS encoding helix-turn-helix domain-containing protein, with translation MAKANKKQAKAKPAAKTRSLGPRTAGSVDAKIGALIRERRLAIGVSQMRLAEALGITFQQIQKYEKGVNRVAASTLMRVARTLECKVTDLLPNDA, from the coding sequence GTGGCTAAAGCAAATAAGAAGCAGGCAAAGGCGAAACCCGCAGCGAAGACGCGATCTCTCGGGCCGCGCACAGCGGGCTCTGTCGATGCAAAAATCGGTGCGCTCATCCGCGAACGCCGTCTGGCGATCGGTGTTTCGCAAATGCGCCTCGCCGAGGCGCTTGGGATCACGTTCCAGCAGATTCAGAAATACGAAAAGGGCGTCAATCGCGTTGCTGCAAGCACGCTGATGCGGGTTGCGCGCACACTGGAGTGCAAAGTAACCGATCTCTTGCCCAACGACGCATGA